A genome region from Verrucomicrobiota bacterium includes the following:
- a CDS encoding integrase yields the protein MKPEEMTSNHSERVQRPKSHRRHSYQKALDGRKQPIRGLYIRNGHFVARISTTHPETNKETTRWFPLLDINQNRITTLTEAKTALNELRSNKAKDKLPTTQRVPTLADYVEEYIEHRKTLMRTGDRRPATIEKDQHLLAKWVSAIGPMRISAIRPDHILKFRDRMLNQGSSSRTANLAVIALRGLLKHAKIAGLVDSLPMQDIGKLREPAKHRALISTEDLSRITQAALTATFHSGAISSTAEHGQPLKNGRQFADYIWLMAYTGARRNEALALRWTDVNFDLGQLTIGSDGSTKNHESRRVDFHPKLEALLREMSARKAPDTQWIFPSPQRGERDVPAKTFMESLKLARTAANMPNFTFHDCRHFFISYAVMSGIDFMTIARWVGHKDGGILIGKVYGHLSNEHSKAQAQRLNFGR from the coding sequence ATGAAACCGGAAGAAATGACAAGCAATCATTCCGAGAGGGTCCAACGGCCAAAATCGCATCGGCGTCACTCCTACCAGAAGGCTTTGGACGGGCGCAAGCAACCCATCCGAGGACTTTACATTCGCAACGGGCATTTTGTGGCGCGAATCTCCACCACCCACCCTGAAACGAACAAGGAGACCACACGCTGGTTTCCACTTTTAGACATCAATCAGAACCGGATTACAACCCTCACCGAAGCTAAAACCGCGTTGAACGAGCTCAGGTCAAACAAAGCCAAGGACAAGCTGCCAACCACACAACGCGTTCCAACTTTGGCGGATTACGTCGAGGAATATATCGAGCACCGCAAGACACTCATGCGAACAGGAGATCGTCGTCCGGCTACAATCGAAAAGGACCAGCATCTCCTGGCGAAATGGGTTTCCGCCATCGGCCCGATGCGAATCAGTGCGATCAGGCCCGACCACATTCTAAAATTTCGAGACCGAATGCTCAACCAAGGATCAAGTTCAAGAACTGCCAACTTGGCAGTCATCGCTCTGCGGGGACTCTTGAAACACGCTAAAATCGCAGGCCTTGTGGACAGCCTTCCGATGCAGGATATTGGCAAGCTGCGAGAACCGGCCAAACACCGAGCCCTCATTTCGACTGAGGATTTGTCCAGAATCACGCAGGCAGCACTGACGGCAACCTTTCATTCCGGCGCAATCTCTTCAACGGCCGAACACGGGCAACCCTTGAAAAATGGCAGACAATTCGCTGACTACATCTGGCTCATGGCGTACACCGGGGCGCGAAGAAATGAGGCGTTGGCTCTGAGATGGACGGATGTGAACTTCGACCTTGGCCAGCTCACGATTGGATCCGACGGATCGACCAAGAACCACGAGTCCCGGAGGGTGGACTTCCATCCAAAGCTCGAAGCTCTCCTTCGTGAAATGTCTGCACGGAAGGCCCCCGACACTCAATGGATTTTCCCGTCTCCCCAACGTGGAGAAAGGGACGTTCCGGCGAAAACATTCATGGAATCTCTAAAGCTTGCTCGGACGGCCGCCAACATGCCCAATTTCACCTTCCACGATTGCCGACACTTTTTCATCTCCTATGCTGTAATGTCCGGCATCGACTTCATGACCATCGCTCGTTGGGTCGGCCACAAAGACGGCGGGATTCTGATCGGCAAAGTGTACGGGCATCTGAGTAACGAACACTCAAAAGCGCAGGCGCAACGCTTGAACTTCGGTCGATGA